Part of the Nocardia farcinica genome, ACACGTAGCCGATGGGGTCCTTGCCCGCGGGGACATCGACGATCATCACTGTTTCCTTCCCTGTTCGCCCGGCGTCCGTCCGAGTTTCCCCAGCGCCGGACGCAGGGGCACCGTGAGCGCGTCGTAAAGGCCGGGGCCCGCCTCGACCAGCCAGTCGATGGCGTTGACCAGGCGGCCCGCCGCGGTGGCGTTGCCGCCCGCCGAGCGATTCCCGTGCTCGTCGTCGGCGGCCACGGTCACTTCGATGCGGGGCACGCCGGTCACGATCACCCGGTGGGCGCCCGCGCCGCCGTCGGGTGGACTCGGCCAGTCCGGCGCGCAGTCCGGGTGGATGCGGGTGACGTGTTCGATCACCAGGCGTGGCTCGCCGTCGACGATGCCCTGCACCTCGAACCGCACCGCGCCCTGGGTGCCCGCCGCGAACTCCCCCATCAGCTCGGTCCGCACGGTGTGTTCGAGGGGGCGGCGCTCGAGCGTCTCGCGCAGGTCGTCCAGTTCGACGCCGAGCGCACGGGCCAGCAGCCGGACCTGCCCACCCCACACCATGGTCGGCACGCCGGCGGCGAGCATGGGCGGCGCGTAGTCCATGGGCTGGCCCATGCCGACCAGGTAGCGCACCGAGTCCGGCTGGTCGTAGGTGGTGTAGTCGAAGATCTCCTGGCAGCGCACGGTCTCGACGGTGCCGGCCAGACCGCTGACCAGCAGGGGCAGCACGTCGTTGCCCCAGCCCGGGTCCACCCCGGACACGAACAGCGCGCCGCCGCCCTCCTCGATCGCGGCCAGCACCGGGTCGCGGATCTCGGCGGGGGCCCCGACCGGGTCGTAGAGGGCGTAGAGCGAGGGGGTCACGACGACGGCGCCCGCGCGCAGCAGCCGCAGCACGTCGGCGAGCGCGTCGTCGGGGCGTAGATCGCCGGAGGCGGCGTAGACGACGGCGCGCGGCCGGGCCGCCAGCGCGGCGTCCACGTCGTCGGTGGCGGTGACGCCGAGGGTGCGGTCCAGTCCGGCCAGCTGCCCCGCGTCTCGGCCGGATTTGGCCGGGTCACGCACGAGCACCGCGGCGAGTTCGAGGTCGGGATGGGCGTCGACGGCACGGATCGACGCGCGGCCGACGTTGCCGGTGCCCCAGACGAGCGTGGGGATCATCGCGCGAGCGTAGCAAGTGCTTGGTAGATTCGCGGGCGGATGGCACCGGATCGTCGCGACGCGTTCTCGTGCGACGAGTACGCTCGAGCCGCCGCGCCCGCGCGGGAGGCGGTCAGCAGCATCGGGCGGGAAGCGGAAGGCCAGCAGATGAACGAGCCGTATTCGCAATGGCATCAGCGCAATTCGCCGACCGACCAACCGCTGGCCGCCCGCTACACCGGGGCCGAGCCGATCCTCTGGAACGGCAGCATGGTCTACCCGATGTACAGCGACCGACTACCGCAGGAACCGACGCTGTTGTTCATGAGCCTGCTCTCCCAGGCGCCACCCGCCGGGCTGCGCGGGCACGGACTCGGACTGGCGGTGCAGGACGCCTACATCGAACTCGACGGCCACCGGCTGACCGGGGTGGACATCTGGAGCGACGCGCTCGCCCGCGGGGTCACCGTCGAACTGGTGCCCACCGGCGCCGCGCCGCTGTTCACGCTGACCCCGGTCTGGGTCGATCAGACCGGCGCGCACCGCTGTTGGACGGGCAACTACGGCATGCTGGTCGAGGACATCCCCAACGACATCGTCGCGCTGTGGTGCAGTCTCGGTGAGGGGCCACCCAATTTCGCCAATCTCGTCGTCGGCGTCGCGACGGTGCCCGCCAAGCGCACCGGCGACGCGGGCCGGGACCCCGACGCCGACGCCCCTGCCGCCGAGGAGATCCGAGCCGCCGAAGAGACCGGAGGCGGCGAAGAGATCGGAGGCGGCGAAGAGATCGGAGGCGGCGAAGAGATCGGAGGCGGCAAGGAGGAGACCCGTCCCGGCGCCCACGCCGTCGCCGCCGATCCGCCCCCGGCCGCGCCATCGCCGGCGCACGACGACCTGTCCACCGTCGACACCGACCCGAGCCTCCCGACGGTCGACGAAAACGCCACCATGACAATGCACTACGTGCGCATGGCGTCGGCGGCGGGTGCCGAGCCGCCGGCGACCGGCCCCGGCCACGGCTACCGCAACGCCCTCTACGAACTGGGCACCGCGATGTACGACCGTGGCGAGGAGGCCGAAGCGTGCGGCCTGTGGGCTCAGGCCGCCGAGGCCGGCCATGCCGGGGCCGCCTACGACCTCGCGGTGCTGCTGTTCCGCCGCGGCGACCACGGGGGCGCCGAACGGTGGTGGCGGCGGGCCGCCGAGTACGGCGAGTTCCGGGCCATGTCGCTGCTGGCCGAACTACTCGACCGCCGCGGCGATCACGCCGAGGCGCGGCAATGGCGGGCCCGCGCGGCCGAGTACGCCGCCCGCGCGGGACAGACGCTGTACTCCTGAGCGGTACTCGCGTCGACAACTGTCCGCCGCCGACCGTGGGAAATTCGGTGGCGCCCGCGGCGCGTGCCTCGCTACGGTGTCGCGCATGTGTGCAGCAGTGAACGGAGCGTGCGCGGTGGGCGCGTACTTCATCCGGCTTCGCCGGCGGGCCCGGGCTCTGCCGCGCACCGCTGCGTCTCCCCGACAGCGCTGATCGGGGTCCGCTACCGCTGATCGCACCCGCCCCGAGCGGGTGGTTCGTGGTGCTCCGGTACGGGTCCGGGCGAATCACCTTTCCTGATTCCCCACTCCGTTCGGAGGACAGCCATGTCCCGCGCCTCGTCGCGCGCCGCCCGGGCCGGCGCGCGCAAACGCTTCTCCCAGAACTTTCTCGCCGACCCGGACATCGCGCGGCGCATCGTCCGGTCCGCCGGTGTCGGCGCCGGCGATCTCGTACTCGAGATCGGCCCCGGTGACGGCATGCTCACCGCGCAACTGCTCGGTGTCGCCGGCCGGGTGCTGGCCTACGAGATCGATGCCCGCTACGCCGCGCGACTGCAGGCCCGCTACGCCGCCGACCCTCGAATCCACTGCTATCACAAGGATTTCCGGGACGCCCCGCTGCCCGACGAGCCCTTCGGCGTGGTCGCGAACGTGCCGTTCGGGAGCACCACCGACATCGTGCGCTGGTGTCTGGCGGCGCGGCAGCTCACCTCGGCGACCCTGCTGACCCAGCGCGAATTCGCCCGCAAGCACACCGGCGACTACGGCCGGTGGAGCAAGCTCACGGTGACGCACTGGCCGACGACGACCATGCACCTGGGCGCGCGCATCGACCGGCGGCACTTCCGCCCGGTGCCGCGCGTCGACGGCGCGCTACTGCACCTGCGCCGCCGCCCGGACCCGCTGCTCGCCGGGGCCGCGGCGCGCGACTATCGCCGCCTGGTGGAACTCGGGTTCACCGGGATCGGTGGTTCCCTGGCCGCCACACTCGCCACCGCCTTCCCGCCACGCCGGGTGCGGGCGGCGTGTGCGGCCGCGGGCATTCCGGCCGGCACCCCGGTGGGTCTCGTGGCCCCGGAGCGATGGTTCGCCCTGTTCCGGGCACTGCGACCCGGCGCCGCGACGGGCCGATGACCGGTGCGGTGCGTCGCCGCGGCGTTACGATGCGCAGATGGCGCACCCCGCAGCGCGGGTCTCCCGCGCGACGGCCGCAGCGAGCCCGCCGCAGTCGGCGGGCCGCGGGTCGCCGGTGGCCGACGTGGTGACCCGCTTCGCCGAAGCCTGGCGGGACGCCCGCACCCCGCCGGACCTGACCGCGTTCCTGCCCGACTCCCCCGCGCTGCGCCGGGTCTCGCTGATCGAGTTGATCAAGGTGGACCTGGCGCAGCGCTGGCGCCGCCACGTCGAGCCCAAACGGCTCGCCCAGTACGTCGCCGAGCTACCCGAGCTGCGCACCTGGCCGCTGCCGCCGGACCTGATCTACGAGGAATTCCACCTGCGCAGGCAGGCCGGGCAACCGGTCGACGTCGCCGAGTACACCGCCACCTATCCGGCGCAGGCGCAGGTGCTCTCCGAACTGCTCACCACCGACGACTACCACAGCACCCTGCTCGCGGGCCCGGTGGAACCGGCCGGGCTCGACGAGCTCGAACCGGGCACCAGCGTCGACGATTTCGACCTGATGACCAGCCTGGGCCGCGGTGCGTTCGCGCGGGTGTTCCTGGCCAGGCAGCGGTCGATGCAGCGGCTGGTGGCGGTGAAGATCTCCCGCGACAAGAGCACCGAGCCGCAGACCCTCGCCCAGCTCGACCATCGCCACATCGTGCGGGTCTTCGACCAACGGGTGCTGCCGTCGAGCGGGTTGCGGCTGCTGTACATGCAGTACGTGCCCGGCGGCACGCTGTTCTCGGTGCTGGAACGGCTGCGCGCGCACCCCGCGCAGGCCAGGGCGCGCGGCGGGGCGCTACTGCTCGACGTCATCGACGAGGTGCTCACCGGCAAGGGCGAGATCCGGCCCGGCGAATCGGCCACCCGCGCGGAACTGGCCGGTCTCACCTGGCCGGAGACCATCGCCTGGCTGGGCAGGCGGCTGGCCGACGCCCTGGACTACGCCGACCGGTGCGGTGTGCTGCACCGCGACATCAAACCGGCCAACGTACTCCTCACCGCCGAGGGCGAGCCGCAGCTGGCCGACTTCAACATCAGCTTCGGCAGCACCGTCACCGGCGCCAGCCCGGTCGCCTACTTCGGCGGCTCGCTGGCCTACATGTCGCCCGAGCAGCTCGCCGCCGTGCACCCGGATCTGCCCGGCACCGCCGCCGATCTGGACGTGCGCAGCGACCTGTACGCGCTCGCGGTGATGCTGTGGGAACTGCTCACCGGCCACAAGCCCTTCGGCGACGACCACGTGACCGGCGGCGACCGCACCACCCTGGACGGGATGCTCGAGCGCCGCCGCCGCGGTCCCGGCGCGCTGCCGTACGCCGATCTGCCGCCGGACTGTCCCGCCGCGCTGCGCCGCACCCTGGCCCGCGCGCTCGACCCCGACCCCGATCGCCGCTGGCCCACCGGCGCGGACATGGCCCAGCAGTTCGACGTGTGCCTGGATGCGCGCGCCCGCGATCTGGTCGACCCGCCGCCGCGGAGCGCGCGGGTGCGGGCCAGGGCGTGGCTGCATCCGATCATGGCCTGCGCCATCGCGATTCCCAACGCGCTGGCCATCCTCTACAGCTACCAGCACAACCGCACCCTCATCATCGACAAGCTCGACGCGCAGACCCAGCAGCGCTTCGATCAGGTCGCTCTCACCACCTACGGGTTGTGCTTCCTGCTGGGCGTGGTCGCCACCAACGTGCTCATCGCGCACCTGTGGTCGGTCTCGCGTGGGCTGCGGCACGGCCGGCACTACGACGCCGCGACGCTGGCGAAGGCGCGCAGCGACACCCTGCGGCTGGCGCAGCGCAACGTGCTCACCTGTTTCGTGCTGTGGGCGCTGGCCGGGATCGTGGTGCCGTTGACCGTGCAGGTCTCCGGCAGCAGCCTGCCCGCGCAGTCCTACCTGCACTTCTTCGCCACCCAGATCGTCTGTGGCGGGATCGCGATGGCCTATCCGTACTTCCTGGTGAGCTTCTATTCGGTGCGGTGCCTGTATCCGATGTTCGTGCCGCACGGCTGGCTCGGTCCGGCCGACGCGGCCGAACTGGACCGGCTCGACCGCCGCGGCACCGCCTTTCTCGCCGTCGCCGCCGCCGTCCCGCTGCTGGGTGTCGCGGGCGCGACCTTCATCCCACCCGCCGATCTGCCCGCGGTGATCGTGCCGCTGCGGGTACTCGGCGTCGGCAGCGCGCTGGCCTTCGTCGGGGTGTACTGGCTGTTCCGGATGTCCGAGCGGGATCTCACCGCGCTGGCCCGGGTGGTCGGACAACGCTGAGACGCCGGCGCGCCGGACGACTCTGACGGTCGTCCGGCGCGCCGGGCGGGTGATCCGCGGTCTACAGCGGGGTGAAGTCGCGGCTGCCGATGTAGGTGGGCCGCGGCGCCGGGGCGGCGAACGGCTCCACCAGCGTGTTCTCCACGCTGTTGAACACCAGGAAGATGTTCGAGCGCGGGAACGGGGTGATGTTGTTCGCCGAGCCGTGCATGATGTTCGAATCGAACAGCAGGGCCGAACCCGCCCGGCCGGTGAACTGCGCGATGCCGTAGCGCTGGGCGAGCACGGTGATGTCCTCGGTGCTGGGCACCCCGATCTCCTGCTCGCGCAACGACTCCCGGTAGTGGTCGGCCGGGGTGGCGCCCACGCACGGCACGAAGGTGCGGTGCGAGCCGGGCATCACCATCAGGCTGCCGTTGAACGGGTAGTTGTCGGTCAGGGCGATCGACAGGCTCACCGCGCGCGGGGCGGGCATACCGTCCTCGGCGTGCCAGGTCTCGAAGTCCGAGTGCCAGTAGAACCCCGTGCCGCGGAAGCCCGGCATGTAGTTGATCCGGGTCTGGTGCAGGTAGACATCGGAGCCGAGCACCTGCCTGGCCAGCCCGACGATGCGGGTCTGGCGCACCAGATCGGCCACCGCGGCGCTGAGCTTGTGCACCTCGAACACCGAGCGCACCCGGTTCGAGGTCTTCTCCCGGATCACCCGCTCGTCGTCGAGCAGGGACTTGTCGGCCGCCAGCCGCTCGACCTCGGCGCGGAACTCCGACACCTCCTCCGGGCTCAGCAGATTCTCCATGATCGAGAAACCGTCGCGGTCGAAGGTCGACAGCTGTTCGCTGTGGACCTCACCCCACACCGTCGGGTCCAGCCGCTCGATGTGCGGTGCCGGCTCGGCGGTGCGGGTCGGATACCGATCGATGCGGTCGACGGGATCGCGATCGATGGCCTGCTGCAACACTTCTCGTCGCTCCTCTCAGCTGGCGGGAACCGCTACCAGCGGATACACCCCGTTCTCGTCGTGGACCTCCTGCCCGGTCACCGGCGGGTTGAACACGCACATCATCCGCATGGTGGTGCGCGCCTGCACCCGGTGCTTCTCGTGGCCGTTCAGCAGGTACATGGTGCCGGGGCGCAGGTCGTAGACCTGATCGTTGTCCAGATCGGTCAGCGTGCCCTCGCCCTCGACCAACCACACCGCCTCGATGTGGTGGACGTAGTGGAACTCGTGGGTGGTTCCGGCGTCGATGGTGGTCTCGTGGAAGGAGAAGCCGACCCCGTCGCCGCCGAGCACGATGCGCTTGCTGCGCCAGCCCGGGCCCGCCACGTCCCGCTCGGTGCCGGTGATCTCGTCGGTGGTGCGCACGATCATCGGCGCTCTCCTCCCTCGGCCGGGGCGCGGTGGTGCAGGCGGCCCCAGCCGGTGCAGACGGTGTCGATGGCGCCGGTCAGGATCTGCAGGCCCCGATCCAGCTCGTCGTCGGTGATGGTCAGCGGCGGCAGCAGCTTGACGACCTCGTCGCTGGAGCCCGAGGTCTCCACCAGCAGCCCGCGCTCGAAGGCGACCTGGCAGACCTTGCCCGCCTGCGAGGGATCCTCGAAGGCGATGCCGTGCACCAGCCCGCGACCGCGGGTGGACAGGCCGGGGAAGTGCCCGGCGACGGTGGCCAGCTCGGTGGCGACCTTCTCGCCCTTGGCCTTGGTCGCGGCCTCCAGCGCGCCGTCGGACCAGAACGTCTCCAGCGCCACCTGCGCGGTGACGAAGGCGGGGTTGTTGCCGCGGAAGGTGCCGTTGTGCTCGCCCGGAGCCCACTGGTCGAGTTCGGGCTTGAACAGCACCAGCGCCAGCGGCAGGCCGTAGCCGCCGATGGACTTCGACAGCGTCACGATGTCGGGGGTGATGCCCGCGACCTCGAAGGAGAAGAACGGGCCGGTGCGCCCGCACCCCATCTGCACGTCGTCGACGATGAGCAGGATCTCCCGCTCCGCGCATAGCTGCGCCAGGTGCTGCAGCCACTCCACCCGGGCGACGTTGATGCCGCCCTCGCCCTGCACGGTCTCCACGATCACCGCGGCGGGCCGGTCGAAACCGGAGGAGGTGTCGTCGAGCACCCGCTCCATCCACTGGAAGTCGGCGGTGGTGTTGTCGAAGTAGCCGTCGTAGGGCATGTGCGCGGCGTGCACCAGCGGCACGCCCGCACCGGCGCGCTTGGCGGCGTTACCGGTGACCGACAGCGCGCCCAGCGTCATGCCGTGGAAGGCGTTGGTGAAGCTCAGCACGGTTTCGCGGCCGGTGACCTTGCGCGCCAGCTTCAGCGCCGCCTCCACGGCGTTGGCGCCGGTCGGGCCGGGGAACTGCACCTTGTAGTCCAGGCCGCGGGGGGCGAACACGGTGTCGCGCAGCGTCTCGAGCAGCTTGCGCTTGGCCGCGGTGGACATGTCCAGGCCGTGCGTGATGCCGTCGGAGGCGATGTAGTCGATCAGCGGCTGCTTGAGCACCGGGTTGTTGTGGCCGTAGTTCAGCGCACCGGCACCGGCGAAGAAGTCCAGGTAGTCCTTGCCGTCCTCGTCCTGGAGCCAGGCGCCCTTGGCGGTGGTGAACACCGTGGGCCAGTTGCGGCAGTAGCCGCGCACATTGGACTCCAGCGACTCGAAGACGTTCGTTTCAGCGGTGATCATCGAATCTCCTGTGCAATAGGGGCGATGCGGTAGAGGTCCTCGGGGGCGTGTTCGTCGGGGAACACACCGGCGTCGAAGAGGGGCTGCTTGGTGAGCTGCGCGCCGCGGCGCCGCGCGACCGCGGCGAACATCGCGATCGAGGCCGGGTTGTCCGGGGAGATGGTGGTCTCCAGCGCGGTCACGCCGTGCGGCGCCACCCGGTCGAGCAGCTTCTGGATCAGGGCCGTGCCGGTGCCGCGGCCGCGCTCGGTGGGCGAGACGGCCACCTGCCAGACGAACACGGTGTCGGGAGACTCGGGCCGTAGATAGCCGATCACGAAGCCGACGACCCTGCCGTCCACCTCCGCGACCACCGTCGTTCCCGGGAAATCCCGGCACCACAGCAGGTAGGCGTAGCTCGAGTTGGTGTCGAGGACGCGCGAATCCTTCGCGATCCGCCAGATCTCCGCGGCATCACCCAGCTGGGGAGCCCGCAGGAGCGCGGTGCCGATGCGGTCGGACACCTGCCACGGCGCCTCGACGGGCCGTGGTTCCTCGACGGGTTCTGCGGTAGGCGTGGACAACGTTTGCAGTGACATACAACTCCCAGGTCGGTCTGTCTACGCGTCCAGGTTTGCCAACCAACTTTGCGGTGAATTGGTCGATCTCTTTGCGGTTGTGTTACGAATGTGTTTCACGAACCGGCTTGGGCGCAGCACGGGATCGCGGCGCACGCGGGCGTCGCTGCGGACCGGCGCGGTGTCCGTTCCCGGTGTGGAAACGGACCCGCCGCGGGTCACTTCGGCAGATCGAGGCGGTAGCCCAGGCCACGCACGGTGACCACGATCTGCGGGTCGGACGGGTCGAGTTCGATCTTGGTGCGCAACCGGCGCATGTGGACGTCGACGATCCGCTCGTCCCCGAAAAAGTTCTCGTCCCAGACCTTTTCGAGCAACTGCGCACGACTGAGCACCCGGCCGGGGACGTCGGCGAGTTCACACAACAGGCGGAATTCGGTGAGGGTCAGCTTGATCTCCTCGTCGCCGCGCCGCACGG contains:
- a CDS encoding serine/threonine-protein kinase, which produces MAHPAARVSRATAAASPPQSAGRGSPVADVVTRFAEAWRDARTPPDLTAFLPDSPALRRVSLIELIKVDLAQRWRRHVEPKRLAQYVAELPELRTWPLPPDLIYEEFHLRRQAGQPVDVAEYTATYPAQAQVLSELLTTDDYHSTLLAGPVEPAGLDELEPGTSVDDFDLMTSLGRGAFARVFLARQRSMQRLVAVKISRDKSTEPQTLAQLDHRHIVRVFDQRVLPSSGLRLLYMQYVPGGTLFSVLERLRAHPAQARARGGALLLDVIDEVLTGKGEIRPGESATRAELAGLTWPETIAWLGRRLADALDYADRCGVLHRDIKPANVLLTAEGEPQLADFNISFGSTVTGASPVAYFGGSLAYMSPEQLAAVHPDLPGTAADLDVRSDLYALAVMLWELLTGHKPFGDDHVTGGDRTTLDGMLERRRRGPGALPYADLPPDCPAALRRTLARALDPDPDRRWPTGADMAQQFDVCLDARARDLVDPPPRSARVRARAWLHPIMACAIAIPNALAILYSYQHNRTLIIDKLDAQTQQRFDQVALTTYGLCFLLGVVATNVLIAHLWSVSRGLRHGRHYDAATLAKARSDTLRLAQRNVLTCFVLWALAGIVVPLTVQVSGSSLPAQSYLHFFATQIVCGGIAMAYPYFLVSFYSVRCLYPMFVPHGWLGPADAAELDRLDRRGTAFLAVAAAVPLLGVAGATFIPPADLPAVIVPLRVLGVGSALAFVGVYWLFRMSERDLTALARVVGQR
- a CDS encoding ectoine synthase codes for the protein MIVRTTDEITGTERDVAGPGWRSKRIVLGGDGVGFSFHETTIDAGTTHEFHYVHHIEAVWLVEGEGTLTDLDNDQVYDLRPGTMYLLNGHEKHRVQARTTMRMMCVFNPPVTGQEVHDENGVYPLVAVPAS
- the ectA gene encoding diaminobutyrate acetyltransferase, with the translated sequence MSLQTLSTPTAEPVEEPRPVEAPWQVSDRIGTALLRAPQLGDAAEIWRIAKDSRVLDTNSSYAYLLWCRDFPGTTVVAEVDGRVVGFVIGYLRPESPDTVFVWQVAVSPTERGRGTGTALIQKLLDRVAPHGVTALETTISPDNPASIAMFAAVARRRGAQLTKQPLFDAGVFPDEHAPEDLYRIAPIAQEIR
- the thpD gene encoding ectoine hydroxylase; this encodes MLQQAIDRDPVDRIDRYPTRTAEPAPHIERLDPTVWGEVHSEQLSTFDRDGFSIMENLLSPEEVSEFRAEVERLAADKSLLDDERVIREKTSNRVRSVFEVHKLSAAVADLVRQTRIVGLARQVLGSDVYLHQTRINYMPGFRGTGFYWHSDFETWHAEDGMPAPRAVSLSIALTDNYPFNGSLMVMPGSHRTFVPCVGATPADHYRESLREQEIGVPSTEDITVLAQRYGIAQFTGRAGSALLFDSNIMHGSANNITPFPRSNIFLVFNSVENTLVEPFAAPAPRPTYIGSRDFTPL
- a CDS encoding tetratricopeptide repeat protein, with the protein product MAPDRRDAFSCDEYARAAAPAREAVSSIGREAEGQQMNEPYSQWHQRNSPTDQPLAARYTGAEPILWNGSMVYPMYSDRLPQEPTLLFMSLLSQAPPAGLRGHGLGLAVQDAYIELDGHRLTGVDIWSDALARGVTVELVPTGAAPLFTLTPVWVDQTGAHRCWTGNYGMLVEDIPNDIVALWCSLGEGPPNFANLVVGVATVPAKRTGDAGRDPDADAPAAEEIRAAEETGGGEEIGGGEEIGGGEEIGGGKEETRPGAHAVAADPPPAAPSPAHDDLSTVDTDPSLPTVDENATMTMHYVRMASAAGAEPPATGPGHGYRNALYELGTAMYDRGEEAEACGLWAQAAEAGHAGAAYDLAVLLFRRGDHGGAERWWRRAAEYGEFRAMSLLAELLDRRGDHAEARQWRARAAEYAARAGQTLYS
- a CDS encoding NAD(P)H-dependent amine dehydrogenase family protein; its protein translation is MIPTLVWGTGNVGRASIRAVDAHPDLELAAVLVRDPAKSGRDAGQLAGLDRTLGVTATDDVDAALAARPRAVVYAASGDLRPDDALADVLRLLRAGAVVVTPSLYALYDPVGAPAEIRDPVLAAIEEGGGALFVSGVDPGWGNDVLPLLVSGLAGTVETVRCQEIFDYTTYDQPDSVRYLVGMGQPMDYAPPMLAAGVPTMVWGGQVRLLARALGVELDDLRETLERRPLEHTVRTELMGEFAAGTQGAVRFEVQGIVDGEPRLVIEHVTRIHPDCAPDWPSPPDGGAGAHRVIVTGVPRIEVTVAADDEHGNRSAGGNATAAGRLVNAIDWLVEAGPGLYDALTVPLRPALGKLGRTPGEQGRKQ
- the ectB gene encoding diaminobutyrate--2-oxoglutarate transaminase; translated protein: MITAETNVFESLESNVRGYCRNWPTVFTTAKGAWLQDEDGKDYLDFFAGAGALNYGHNNPVLKQPLIDYIASDGITHGLDMSTAAKRKLLETLRDTVFAPRGLDYKVQFPGPTGANAVEAALKLARKVTGRETVLSFTNAFHGMTLGALSVTGNAAKRAGAGVPLVHAAHMPYDGYFDNTTADFQWMERVLDDTSSGFDRPAAVIVETVQGEGGINVARVEWLQHLAQLCAEREILLIVDDVQMGCGRTGPFFSFEVAGITPDIVTLSKSIGGYGLPLALVLFKPELDQWAPGEHNGTFRGNNPAFVTAQVALETFWSDGALEAATKAKGEKVATELATVAGHFPGLSTRGRGLVHGIAFEDPSQAGKVCQVAFERGLLVETSGSSDEVVKLLPPLTITDDELDRGLQILTGAIDTVCTGWGRLHHRAPAEGGERR